A region of Planktomarina temperata RCA23 DNA encodes the following proteins:
- a CDS encoding DUF1461 domain-containing protein — protein sequence MVRILINSFLSLVVLAVCLMFSWRALSEANFLFPQLYEINGIDAQIAKYGPQNRNRVGFETTTKAERGIIFGEIVEAVNNSGIGLEKIVYRAPSGEVIDSFLTQPEIDHLNDVARLIGYLNKTLLYLTAFLFCLVTFCWTLKVRKNTNIWRPFTVGKSFISMLAVLLLCFAIVTAVGPQRVFYALHEWIFAGMAPWHFYFQDSLMTTMLTEPLFGSISILLVGTAFVFWLLLSALIKRILA from the coding sequence ATGGTAAGAATTCTAATTAACTCTTTTTTATCACTGGTTGTACTGGCTGTTTGCTTGATGTTTTCATGGCGCGCATTGTCGGAGGCAAATTTCCTTTTTCCTCAGCTTTATGAGATCAATGGAATTGATGCGCAAATTGCCAAATATGGGCCTCAGAATAGGAACCGAGTTGGTTTTGAAACTACAACGAAGGCGGAGAGGGGTATAATATTCGGAGAGATAGTTGAGGCTGTAAATAATAGTGGTATTGGTCTAGAAAAAATTGTTTACCGGGCTCCCAGTGGCGAAGTAATTGACAGTTTTCTTACGCAGCCAGAAATCGATCATCTGAATGATGTGGCTCGATTAATTGGTTATCTAAACAAAACACTATTATACCTAACGGCCTTTCTGTTTTGTCTTGTGACGTTTTGTTGGACATTAAAAGTCCGGAAAAACACAAATATATGGAGACCTTTCACGGTAGGAAAGTCATTCATAAGCATGTTAGCAGTGTTGTTACTTTGTTTTGCTATCGTCACAGCAGTTGGCCCGCAAAGAGTTTTTTATGCTCTTCACGAGTGGATTTTTGCCGGCATGGCTCCTTGGCACTTTTATTTCCAGGACTCATTGATGACCACCATGTTAACCGAGCCTCTATTTGGGAGCATATCAATTTTATTGGTGGGAACCGCATTTGTTTTCTGGCTTTTGCTATCAGCTCTGATCAAAAGAATTTTGGCTTAG
- a CDS encoding TIGR02300 family protein, with amino-acid sequence MPNEEWGTKRICPTTGKRFYDLNKDPIISPYTGETVTLDANKGRTMVADAEDAQTTKMNEADTDADEVVLDDDDVDVDLGDDVLDDDDDDTVSLDEIADVATDDDDS; translated from the coding sequence ATGCCGAACGAAGAATGGGGTACCAAACGTATTTGCCCCACCACAGGCAAGCGTTTTTACGACTTGAATAAAGATCCGATCATCAGCCCCTACACGGGCGAAACTGTTACGCTTGACGCAAATAAAGGTCGCACAATGGTGGCCGATGCGGAAGATGCACAAACAACAAAGATGAATGAAGCCGACACAGATGCCGATGAAGTGGTATTGGACGATGATGACGTCGATGTAGATTTGGGCGATGATGTGCTTGATGACGACGACGATGATACGGTTTCACTCGATGAAATCGCAGATGTCGCCACAGACGACGACGACAGCTAA
- a CDS encoding M48 family metallopeptidase, translating into MNLPSNTADRQIILPGRPEITVLLRPSRRASRLSLRISRLKGQVTLSLPLSCPMVQAKNFVLEKESWIRAHLADLPRVAQAGFDRQLPFAGRLLTIAPGAGRQVELSGDRLLVPGRESLVPARVKAFLKLQARLALQEAVDHYSERLGRPYGRLTLRDTTSRWGSCSTQGNLNFSWRLIMAPPEVLRYVAAHEVAHLKQMNHSAAFWALVERLFPGHQAQRDWLKHHGEDLHRYQF; encoded by the coding sequence ATGAATCTGCCCTCAAATACGGCCGATCGGCAGATTATACTGCCCGGCCGGCCTGAAATTACGGTGCTTTTGCGCCCATCGCGCCGGGCAAGCCGCCTGTCGCTGCGGATCTCGCGGCTCAAAGGGCAGGTGACACTCAGTCTGCCTTTGTCCTGTCCGATGGTGCAGGCGAAAAATTTTGTTCTGGAAAAAGAATCTTGGATCCGTGCGCATTTGGCCGATTTGCCCCGGGTGGCCCAGGCGGGTTTTGACCGTCAGCTGCCCTTTGCCGGTCGCCTATTAACCATAGCCCCGGGCGCGGGGCGGCAGGTTGAGCTGAGCGGGGATCGACTGTTGGTGCCTGGCCGCGAGTCTTTGGTGCCTGCGCGCGTGAAAGCCTTTTTAAAGCTGCAAGCGCGCTTGGCGCTGCAAGAGGCGGTTGATCACTATTCCGAACGTCTCGGGCGGCCCTATGGGCGCCTGACACTGCGGGACACGACCTCGAGATGGGGGTCTTGTTCAACGCAGGGAAATTTGAACTTCTCATGGCGCTTGATCATGGCCCCACCTGAGGTGTTGCGCTATGTGGCGGCCCATGAGGTGGCGCATTTGAAACAGATGAATCACTCCGCCGCCTTTTGGGCGCTGGTTGAGCGCCTCTTTCCGGGCCATCAGGCGCAGCGTGACTGGCTTAAGCACCACGGTGAAGATCTGCATCGTTATCAGTTCTAA
- a CDS encoding GntR family transcriptional regulator, protein MAEKLQDSYLAAHDQLYRTLRMRIMYGEMRPGQAITLRGVAEEFGVSVTPVREALKRLAAEGALSISVSGRFQTPALTNDRIEELAALRALIEVELATRALPRAHMALVERLQTINNAISVAVAKADAVTYIRTNLEFHRTLYLRAQAPAMLATVETVWLQMGPTMRALYGRLQRKDPPMHHRLILAALKAGDEPGLRVAVRADVTQGLRMLAR, encoded by the coding sequence ATGGCAGAAAAATTGCAAGACAGCTATCTGGCCGCACATGACCAGCTTTACCGCACATTGCGCATGCGGATCATGTACGGCGAAATGCGCCCGGGGCAGGCGATAACCCTGCGGGGCGTGGCCGAGGAATTCGGAGTCTCTGTGACCCCGGTGCGCGAGGCGTTGAAGCGGCTGGCGGCAGAGGGGGCTCTGAGCATTTCGGTGAGCGGGCGGTTCCAAACCCCGGCTCTGACCAATGACCGGATTGAGGAGCTTGCTGCTCTGCGGGCGTTGATCGAGGTGGAATTGGCCACACGGGCCTTGCCGCGGGCGCATATGGCTCTGGTTGAGCGGTTACAAACGATAAATAACGCCATTTCTGTGGCTGTGGCGAAGGCGGATGCTGTCACTTACATACGAACAAATCTCGAGTTTCACCGCACGCTCTACTTGCGGGCCCAGGCTCCGGCGATGCTGGCAACGGTCGAGACAGTGTGGCTGCAAATGGGCCCAACGATGCGGGCGCTCTATGGCCGGTTGCAACGTAAGGATCCGCCAATGCATCACCGCCTGATTCTTGCGGCTTTGAAAGCTGGCGATGAACCGGGCCTTCGGGTGGCTGTGCGGGCGGATGTCACCCAGGGGCTGCGCATGTTGGCGCGCTGA